AAATCGAAAACGGTTATATTCAAACGAAGCCGACGTATCAGACGAAGGAAAGCCATATTTACGCAATCGGTGATGTGATCGGTGGGCTTCAGCTAGCTCATGTAGCTTCCCATGAAGGCATAGCAGCAGTAGAACATATCGCAGGACGCGCGACTGAACCGATCAATTACACGAACATATCCCGATGCATCTATTCAAGTCCTGAGGCTGCAAGTGTCGGTCTTACGGAAGCGCAGGCTAAGGAACAAGGGTTTGACGTCAAGGTAGGTAAATTCCCGTTTGCTGCAATTGGCAAGGCGCTTGTAAATGGCAATGCCGACGGATTCGTGAAAATTATCGCCGATAAGAAATCGGATGATATTTTAGGTTTCCATATGATCGGAGGTCAAGTAACTGATTTGATTTCGGAAGCAGGACTCGCAATGGTCCTCGATGCGACTCCGTGGGAAGTGGCTTCAACAATCCATCCACATCCATCGTTGTCCGAAGTGATCGGTGAAGCAGCGCTATCAGTGGATGGTATTGCAATTCATATGTAATCGTAATGATCGGAAATGAATTTAAGAAATTCCTTTCCGGTCCGGTCATTTGACTTTAAAAAGAAGGGGGTTTAAAACATGACTAAATCACGTCATGAAGAATTGGGATTGACGAATGAGGATGTATTGGAAATATATGAAACGATGGTCATGGCACGACGTTTGGATGAACGTATGTGGCTTTTGAATCGTGCAGGTAAAATCCCGTTTGTCATATCATGTCAAGGGCAGGAGGCGGCTCAAGCTGGAGCTGCGTATGCACTCGATAAAGATAAGGATTGGATTGCTCCATATTACCGTGATATGGGCGTTGTGCTTCATTTTGGCATGACACCGAAGGAGCTGATGCTGTCTGCTTTTGCAAAAGCGGAAGATCCGAACTCCGGCGGTCGCCAAATGCCTGGTCATTTCGGACAACGAAAAAATCGTATCTTGACGGGCTCATCCCCGGTGACTACGCAGCTTCCTCATGCTGTAGGAGTTGCGCTGGCAGCAAAAATGAAAAACGAGGACTTCATCACATTCGTCACGTTAGGAGAAGGGTCTTCCAACCAAGGTGATTTCCATGAAGGGATGAACTTTGCCGGCGTCCACAAACTGCCGACAGTTATCATGGTGGAAAACAACAAGTATGCGATTTCAGTACCTGTTGAAAAGCAGTTGGCTTGTGAAAATGTTTCCGACCGTGCGATAGGGTACGGAATGCCCGGCGTAACAGTCGACGGGACAGATCCGCTAGAGGTATATCGTGTCGTGAAGGAAGCGGCCGATCGTGCCCGAAACGGAGAAGGTCCGAGCCTCGTTGAAACGATCTGTTACCGACTGACAGCCCACTCTTCAGATGATGATCACCGCCTCTATCGGGATCCGGAAGAGCTTGAAAACGAACGGAAACATGACCCGATCCCTAAGTTTGCGGCTTATTTGAGAGAAGCTGGCGTCATTGATGATGCTTATGAAAAAGAGATGGAAGAACGCATTATGGCAATTGTCAATGAAGCGACCGACTATGCGGAAAAAGCTCCGTATGCAGAGCCTGAATATGCGCTTCGCCATGTTTATAAAGAAGAAGGGGGGAACGAATAATGGCCGTCATTTCGTACATTGATGCAATTACACTTGCCATGAAAGAAGAGATGGAAAGAGACGAAAATGTATTCGTTCTTGGAGAAGACGTTGGAAGGAAAGGCGGCGTTTTTAAAGCGACGACTGGCTTGTATGACCAATTCGGAGAATACCGTGCACTTGATACGCCTCTTGCAGAATCTGCAATTGCGGGCGTCGGAATTGGAGCTGCCATGTATGGAATGCGTCCAATCGCTGAAATGCAGTTCGCAGATTTCATCATGCCAGCTGTAAACCAAATCGTCTCCGAAGCAGCCAAAATCCGCTATCGGTCCAATAACGACTGGTCTTGTCCAATTGTTATTCGTGCCCCGTTCGGTGGTGGTATCCACGGAGCACTATACCATTCCCAATCTGTCGAGTCGATGTTCGCAAGCACACCAGGCTTGAAAATTGTCATTCCTTCGACTCCTTACGACGCGAAAGGTTTGTTGAAAGCGGCAATCAGAGACGACGATCCTGTACTCTTCTTTGAGCATAAACGGGCTTACCGTTTAATCAAAGGGGAAGTCCCTGAAGAAGAATACGTACTGCCTATCGGTAAAGCGGATGTGAAGCGCGAAGGGGATGATATTACGATCATCACTTACGGCCTATGCGTACATTTCGCCTTGCAAGCGGCTGAAAGACTGGCTGAAGATGGCATTTCTGCTCATATTCTTGACTTGCGCACGGTTTATCCGCTGGATAAAGAAGCGATCATTGAAGCAGCTTCCAAAACAGGGAAAGTGCTGCTCGTCACTGAAGACAATTTGGAAGGTAGCATTATGAGTGAGGTTTCTGCAATTATTGCAGAAAACTGCCTTTTTGAACTTGATGCACCTATCAAACGTCTTGCGGGTCCTGACATTCCAGCTATGCCATATGCACCGACAATGGAGAAGTTCTTTATGGTCAACCCGGATAAAGTTGAAAAAGCTGCACGTGAGCTTGCAGAATTTTAATCGGAGAGGAGGTAAATGACATGACAATTGAAAACATAGAAATGCCAAAACTCGGAGAGAGTGTTACAGAAGGAACGATTGAAAAATGGCTCGTTAAGCCGGGGGATACTGTCAATAAATACGATCCTTTGGCAGAAGTGAACACGGACAAAGTGACTGCTGAAATCCCTTCCTCATTCGCTGGAACGATCAAGGAAATCATTGTTCAAGAAGGCGAAACAGTAGAAGTT
The genomic region above belongs to Sporosarcina sp. Marseille-Q4943 and contains:
- a CDS encoding thiamine pyrophosphate-dependent dehydrogenase E1 component subunit alpha: MTKSRHEELGLTNEDVLEIYETMVMARRLDERMWLLNRAGKIPFVISCQGQEAAQAGAAYALDKDKDWIAPYYRDMGVVLHFGMTPKELMLSAFAKAEDPNSGGRQMPGHFGQRKNRILTGSSPVTTQLPHAVGVALAAKMKNEDFITFVTLGEGSSNQGDFHEGMNFAGVHKLPTVIMVENNKYAISVPVEKQLACENVSDRAIGYGMPGVTVDGTDPLEVYRVVKEAADRARNGEGPSLVETICYRLTAHSSDDDHRLYRDPEELENERKHDPIPKFAAYLREAGVIDDAYEKEMEERIMAIVNEATDYAEKAPYAEPEYALRHVYKEEGGNE
- a CDS encoding alpha-ketoacid dehydrogenase subunit beta, producing MAVISYIDAITLAMKEEMERDENVFVLGEDVGRKGGVFKATTGLYDQFGEYRALDTPLAESAIAGVGIGAAMYGMRPIAEMQFADFIMPAVNQIVSEAAKIRYRSNNDWSCPIVIRAPFGGGIHGALYHSQSVESMFASTPGLKIVIPSTPYDAKGLLKAAIRDDDPVLFFEHKRAYRLIKGEVPEEEYVLPIGKADVKREGDDITIITYGLCVHFALQAAERLAEDGISAHILDLRTVYPLDKEAIIEAASKTGKVLLVTEDNLEGSIMSEVSAIIAENCLFELDAPIKRLAGPDIPAMPYAPTMEKFFMVNPDKVEKAARELAEF